The nucleotide sequence aggggaggtgctccagccccctcagcacctccgtggcctcctctggactcgctccaacagctccatgtccttcttatgtTGGGGGCACCAGAGTTATTCAAAGAACTCCAGTCAAACAACATTAACTGACCGGATCCACCCCTCACCTTGAGTGACATCCTGCCCTTCTTTGAAACAGGCATAAGCACATTTAGAAAGAACTGCCACACTCAGGGCTCACCTTCCTGGGAATTGCTTTAATTCACACCCCACTGGACACCCAGTCCTTGCCAAAAGCACATTTTATATGCCATGCTTCTATTATATGCATGTCTTAATCACAGTAGAAGCTCTTTTGCTTTGTGGAGctttaatttttgctgtgtAACGTTTGGATCACACCTTTTGGAGCAGTTTTACTGGCTGATAAAAAGCCATTACACGTCTTGCTAAAAGAACAGCCACTGtaactgcagaaataatttctgccaCTTACCAGTATATTGTGACCTCGAACATTCCTCCACTTGGTCAAAGGTTCCTTCAAAACCTGGTTAAAAAGAATAACTCCATGTTCAATGCATCTTGGATTCAAAATACTTAATGTGACCCTACAAGTGTACAACTATTTTTAAGGAATACTTGAGCAGTAAATCAGAGTATTCAGGACTTGTATTGGAAACTCATCAGACTTAAAAAAACAGTACTGAATTCTGTAACGTAAAAGGTAATAATGAACACTgctaaaaatagagaaatgccAATACCCAACATATTCttagcatttttaaatgctgattaGACTACCTCATACGCctggagagaattttttttttttggagtcaaaATCAATGTGATGTAAGGGAAAGAACAGCTTAGCAGAGTACTTCGCATTTCAGTGACAAGCCCATCCCCTTACAAATTAACTTCTCAGAAAGTAACGCTTGCCAGCAAAGGAAGAGGACCAGAGTGCTACCACATTCTACCACAATGTGTTCTAACAAACAGAATGTATTCAAATCTTTTACAAAATGAATCAGAAAAGCGTCTACCCTGAATAGGTAAAATCACAAGAGACTTGCCTGGTTCAAACAGGGTCTAAATCTGCAATAATACTGTAGAGTCAGGCCTAGGAGAATCTCATCAGCCAGGGAATTTAAGTAGCTACTTAAAAATGTTGCATGGTATGCAAATTAAAGTCTGTTATCCTTTGGATTAACAGTTAATTACTTCATAAGGACAATTCCTGTAAAATTACCAAATAATATCTGGCAACCCAGCATTTCGAGGAGGACTCctaaaaattattacaaaatgTGTTGCCAGGTCTGTTGGGGAAAGCATTAATAACTGTTGTACAAAAACAATTGTTCAATCAAGGTTCGACcttgattttgtttaaaatacaacaaGCCTGCCCTTCCCCTAACCTGGTTCTAAGCAACACAAAATCAAATACCAGATCAGTCTAAAAAGTCTCCTGAACCAGTTCTAACAGAtgttccttcttttaaaaaagccatCTATTCACTGGGATCTCTGTTACATGGCATAGGTATTTTTACATAATAATTCTTTACTTTGCTTTTACCACACCCATCTAAGATTTCAGTGACGTGAAATGGCAAACAGGCAAGCCCAAACATGCCCACGCTCTGCAAGTTGCTGTTACTTTATAAAGGTACAAACTCTGATTCACGGGTTTTACTGGGATTTTGGCATCCTGTACATACATACCACATGTGATCTACATTTCTCTGCTGCAATTTGCCTATAAAAAGTTGGGTTggtgccccagcagcccctggctgctccctcctcacaCACCCAAGGACACGGTGGATCTAAGACAAGCAGCTGCTCAGTGATGGAAATAAGGACAAAGAAATGTGCATCCAGTACCTCAATGCTGGTAGTTTGTGCAAAATAATCCAGGCATGTTGTTTTTCCACTCGCAATGTTGCCCTCGATACAGATCTGGTGAAAAACAGAGTCACTTTGAACAGTGAACAGTGTGTTAGAAATGCACCCTGCCCATTCCAACATGCCAGCTCCCTACCCTGGGAACGGATTATTTCATGGGAAGGCACTGGGGATCTCTTTGGATGTTGTGactctcccagagcagcactttttccctccttgctacccccacagccagcccctgccctgcttacAGCTTCCTCCCCCCTCCCAGGAGCCCGGGGGTTCCAGTgggtcactgctgctcctcactctGCCACCACCCACCTCAGAGACCTGACTACCAGCTTCAAACAAGTGCCAGCTGAAGTAGTCATTTCAGCATCCATTGTATAGCTGGCTTAAACCTTAAGTGGgctcacatttttattttcagaaacctaaacaactaaaataagctaagagaatttttttcaaccgccttaaaataatttatagccCAGGAGAGTTATATAAGGCAATGGCAAGGCTACACATGCAACACTGAACCCAAAATGCCACCTGTCCTGACACAAGCCCTCACAATTTTATTCCTAACAACTTTTGCACACATCTCTCACAATTTTATTACAATTTTCACAACTAGACCAGCATAGCCTTGCAAGAGTATGACCCAGTGACAGACCCACCACTACAGTGACACAGCTACGGCCTACGCTTGCCAATACACACACTCAGATTATAACTGAATTGTAATGAAAGAGGCTGcactgtttattttgctttctgaacaaaatacaaatacttACAATTCTCTTTCTAGCATCTTTTTTAATCAGATGCTTATCTAGAATGGAAATAAACAACAGTTAAAATCAAAGTGGTCTTAAGAACTTAGTTATACTGAGCCTCTTAATGTGAGATGCTCTAGGACATTGTTAGGTTCCCTATGGCTTAACATGACACTATTTTCTAAATGATCAACCTTCAAGGTTCTAGGTAATTATTGGGTCATGTAACAGACACATTGTGGCACCGACTGACACAGATTTAGCTGAAGTTGAACGCTGTCCCTGACGCTTACAAGTCCAACGCTGAGTGCTCACACTTTCACCACATTTTTGCTacatctgctgctcctcagtggGTTTGCGTagaggaaaaatgaattttagaaAGACCAGCTGGCGCAGCACCCACTGGCCTCACAGGTCCGGCGGGTAAGAGCGAGGATTACAGAGCAGCTCCAAAATAAGCACCTTACACCTCAAAACAGGGCAAAAACACTGTCCAAGCCAAGCTGAGCTTACGAGACCCTTCACCCAGCCAAGCACGGCAGGAAGGCAGGGACGGGCTCGGCGGTCACCCCCGGTCAGAGCTCCAATCTGACCCCGCTCGCTCCTGTTGCCCCAAAGCCGCTCCAGGGTCTGACCCGGTCCTGCTCCCTCAAAGCCGCTGCACGGTCCGACCCCGCTCCCGGGTCCGACCCCTCTCTCGGTCTGATCCAGCTCTCGGTCTGATCCAGCTCTCGGGTCTGATCCAGCTCTCGGGTCTGATCCAGCTCTCGGTCTGATCCAGCTCTCGGGTCTGAccccgctcccgctcccccAAAGCCGCTCCAGCGCATCCCGAGGGCTCGCACTGACCCGAAGCCGGGTTCAGGGGCGGTCGCCGGGCCCGTCCCGTCCCCTCCCCGCGGTTCCGCCCCGCACTTACGGCCGGTAGCGGCGCGGGGCCCGCCCGCTGAGGGGCCGGGGAcggcgctgcccgcgccccGCTGGCCCCAGGCCCaggccgcgccccgccgccaCATTGCCCATCCCGCTGCCGCCCGGACCCGCACCGGACCCGGCtccgccccgctccggccctTCCGCCGCCGCCCCATCACTTCCTCCGCCCCTGAGGCGCTCTGAGGCGGGGCTGGTTCAGCGCTGGCGATGGCACCGGGATCACCTGCGGGATCGGCTCCGGGATCTCCCCGGCTGGAGGGGCCGTCCCGGGGTGCCAGTCCCGCCGGGCACCGcccgggcagcgctgccggcCCGACGCGGCTGCCGCTGGACCGGGCCTTCCCCCGCTCGGCGCGGGGCGCGGTGAAGATCGCCCGCACGGTACGGCctggggcggccccggggcccgCGGCATGGCCCGGGCCGGCGCTGACCCCGTCCCCTCCTGTCCCGCAGCTGGTGGCGCTGGCCGCCTTCATACGCTTCCTGACCGCGGGCGAGCACGAGTTCTACACGGGGTATGCCGGCCTGGAGACGGTGACAACCGtcttcttcctgctgctctaCCTGCTGAGGCTCGACGTGCGGATGCGGTGCCTCTACTGGCCGCTAGCTGTGAGTACCCGTGGGCTCCGAGTACCGGGGTGCTCTGGATGTGAGTACCGATGTCCCCTGGCCGTGAGCATTGATGGACTCGGGCCGTGAGTACCAATGTTCCATAGCTGTGGGTACGGCTATCCCCTGGCTGCGGGTACTaatgtcccctggctgtgggtaCTAATGTCCCCTGGCTGGTGGTACCAATGTTCCCTGGCTGTGGATATAGCTGTCTCCTGGCTGTGGATACTAATTTCCCCTGGCTGTGGATATagctgtcccctggctgtcctATGGCTGTGGGTCCCaatgtcccctggctgtggatatggatgtcccctggctgtggctaccagtgtcccctggctgtggctaccagtgtcccctggctgtggatatggctgtcccctggctgtggctaccagtgtcccctggctgtgggtaccaatgtccctggctgtggctaccagtgtcccctggctgtgggtaccaatgtcccctggctgtggctaccagtgtcccctggctgtggctaccagtgtcccctggctgtgggtaccaatgtccctggctgtgggtaccagtgtcccctggctgttgcagctgctggctgtgagtgccagcagggcagtgaaCAGGAGGGATCTCCTGTCCCAGGGGACTTTGTCAGCCAGCCCAGTGATTGTTTCTGTACAGGTAAGACAAGCCCTCGTGTTCTGTGGAGGTTGAGGCAGGTTTTCCTAACGGAGCGTTCTGTTCCATCAGTTCTGGATGGCTGCTGGATCGGTAACAGCCCTCCCGGCACAGGCACTGTTTGCCTCTTTGCCTTTGTTGTGTAACACCTTCACACCACCAACTAGTCACACACTTTCACCCAAATACCCACGAGTTCTGCTCCTACCTCCCTTTTGTACATGTATTTGCTGCTTCGGTCTATCAGGTGTAGCCAAGTTGCAAAATATATCAGgcaaaaacaacagaagaaatgtaaaatgagGAAGTTTTACTATAAACACTCTTTTTACCATCAAACCACTGGGTGTCAGTGTCTCAGTGTCCTCTCACACAGATACTGCTGTAACTCTGTTTTCATGGCAATCCAGCCATTTTTCACCATGCCTTCTCTGTTGGGAGCTCTCCACGTTCTCCTTCAGGCCTgtatttccaaataaatattttgcttccaCTACCTGTTTCAGGATATTTTGAACTCGGTGACTTCAGCGATGTTACTCATCCCTGTGGGCTTGACTGCAGTAAAAATCAAGACCAACAAGGGGATAATGGCTGGAGGAGTAAGTAGGAACCTTGTTAACGAATTTCAGTTCTTAAAGTGCAGTGATTTGAACCTCTTGGTACACTGACATTGTGGAAGGACCATGCAAACAACTGTCTTGGAAGAACACTCAGCAGTAGCAAACAAGGTACATTCAAGTGTatctcacaaaaagaaaataatcctcCCATGACTATTAATTTAAAGATGACAAGAATTAGGAATTGCTGCAGAGAAGTACTGAAACATTCAGAATTTCTAGTGTTTTTAAGTAATCTACATTTGCTACCATAGCTTGAAATCCCAGGTGGGGGAATCCCTAGCTCTTTTAGAACTATCCAGTTTGGCTATTTGAGAAAAAATTACAACAGTCCTGCTAAAAAGAGTTGAAGCTTTTTAACAGACACGCTGGTACCTCCCTCCTGGCATGTACATTCTTGTTTCTGACACAAACTGAGGAATTATGTCAGTTGAACAGGGGTTTTGTTCATACTATGATTGTAAGAATTCATCTTCTTAAGATTTAACCAAATTAATAGTTTGTGtaactgatatttttaattcaaatggCAACTAATGTAATTAACCTTAATAAACAGCtaggaggggaagaaaacccCTCAGTTTTAAAAGTCTCTAGAAGTACAAGATACAGTACAAGCTGAAATGTGACaagaaaccaaaagaaaccTCAAACCTACAACAGAGGTCTTTCAAACTGAGCTTAGGAGATGGTGGGGGGGAAAGTTGATGGCTTCATTGGCAACAGCATCCTAAAAAGGAGACTTTGTGATAGATTGACTGTGCTGGAATAGAATTTATATTCTCAGTTGTGAAGTTCACAGAAATTAAAGGTGGGAGCAGGAGACTGAGCAGGTAGCTGGGAACACAAGTTTGGGTGGAACATGTGACATCTCCAGTGCTGGGAGGGACAGAATCACCCCCAGCCAGTTCTCCTGAGGCACAAACTGCCTTGAGCTGTCCTCTCGCAAGAGCTCTCCTGAAAATAACTCCCCTGATCAGATAATTCAGTGCTTtcagaaaaaaccctgtgtGCATGTGGGGTGAGGCTGAAGGGCAGGAACTGAGTGAGTTAACTCAATGGCTCTtctgcaaacacatttttccagttACCTGCCTGAGGTTGTCTATTTTCTGAGTAGTTTAGTGCATTTTATTCAGTTTGGAGAATGTTTCCCTTTCAGAGGAGAAGAGCATTTTCCTGCTGGGCTTGTTTCCACAAATACTGACTTTTCCCCTTGACTTTTTTCAGGGCCAGTCCCATTAATAAGCAATCCTTAAAGGGACAGAGGGGATTTCATTAAGGATAAAAGCATTGTCTGGCATAATGCAGCATTAGCTTAGCTTTCAAGGAGAGCACCACACTATCTCCAAGGCCTGACACAAACATCAAACAGAGCAGGCTCTCTGAAAGGCTGATGGGATGTAAATATGGGTGTTATTTGATTTATCAGCTGTCTCAAATCACACACGTTTTCAAGCCCAGAACAAAGTTAGGAAGATGTATTTACTGCTACCTTGATGAGTCACTACAGTAAAAGCTCAAGATTTATTGGGGGCACTAATTTTATGATAATTTTTATAGGTGTTGAGTCTTATATTGCTTGCTCTCTGCCTTGTTGACATGTTTCTTCTTTGGAAGAAGATTAGCCTTGAGAAAGCAAGAGGAAGGAGTGCTGCCAAATAAGATTGATGTGTTAGTGAAAGAATGAGTTCTCCATCCCGTTTCCCCACTGTCTTTTAAAGAATTTGTATTTTCACATGCTCGATTTTGAATTTCCTGTGCACTGATGTTTCTGCAAGTATCATTCATAAGTTTTCATACTTTTCCAAATGCAGTTTCAGCGTTGCAATTTCACCAGTTAAAGCTTCAGAGAGAATTGTCATGTTTTTCTAAACTTAATTGTGTTTTTACCTGTAcgaaaattattttcatggttGTCGTCTTTCtctaataaaaaagaaaataaaaacgaGCTTAAGCGCATTAATCTTATTTATTTACTAAGTGTAAAAAAGTACATTAAAGTAAtgtacattttaaagaaaagtaaaaatgtaatGACCCAGTAACCATGCTTCGGAAAGATTTTGTTGGGCCATGTGAATTGCATGTTAAAGCATTCGCCGAGGCATTTGAATCCTGAAATTTCAGCCTTGAGCGGGGTTTGGCCTGGGTTACCTGCAGCGGCCCCTTGGAGCCCCAGGCGCCCGGTGGTTCTGTGCTTGGTGTGTTCAGAGTGGCGGGGACAGAAGCCCCCCGGCTCCCTGGTGtcgctccagcagcacaggacaggcGGAGGTGGCGGCCCAGCTCCATtgtcccggggctggggccgggcgCTGGGGCCGTCCCCCACAGCTGGGGAtgctgaaacttttttttcacGTTTCCGCAGTGTCACGATTTCCGCTTCCCtccttcagagaggaaaaaaaaaaatttaaaaaaaaattccacgGCCAACCCCCCAcccctgttggagtccaggggatccctctgacagccctggagagtcagggggctgtacagg is from Prinia subflava isolate CZ2003 ecotype Zambia chromosome 13, Cam_Psub_1.2, whole genome shotgun sequence and encodes:
- the LOC134557847 gene encoding chemokine-like factor, with the translated sequence MAPGSPAGSAPGSPRLEGPSRGASPAGHRPGSAAGPTRLPLDRAFPRSARGAVKIARTLVALAAFIRFLTAGEHEFYTGYAGLETVTTVFFLLLYLLRLDVRMRCLYWPLADILNSVTSAMLLIPVGLTAVKIKTNKGIMAGGVLSLILLALCLVDMFLLWKKISLEKARGRSAAK